The genomic stretch ATAAACATATTGCTCCCCAAGCAGCCCCGCTGTGTAGATACTAGCGGATGTGTCACTTGGAATATTGTCAAACTCGGAAGCGACGGACAAGGTTGCAACCGCCTCGTACGTCTGTTCATCAAGCCGGATATCCTTAACACGGCCAACGACGACACCGGCCATCTTTACCGGAGAGCGTACCTTAAGGCCGCCAATGTTGAGAAAACGCGCAGTGATTTCATAACCGTCTTCGCCCCCCAAACTACTTAAATTGCTGACCTTCATGGCTAATATGAACAAGGCCCCGAGTCCCAGGGCCACGAACAGGCCCACAATCGTTTCCAGAGTCTTCGATTCTAACATCGCGCTTGGCTCCCAGGCTTAATCGAACATCAGTGCCGTTAGGATAAAGTCCAGCCCCAATATCGCTAGACTGGAATTTACAACGGTTCGTGTCGTGGCGCGGCTGATTCCCTCCGAGGTCGGCACGGTATCGTAACCCTCAAAGACGGCAATCCAAGTCA from Gammaproteobacteria bacterium encodes the following:
- the mlaD gene encoding outer membrane lipid asymmetry maintenance protein MlaD; the protein is MLESKTLETIVGLFVALGLGALFILAMKVSNLSSLGGEDGYEITARFLNIGGLKVRSPVKMAGVVVGRVKDIRLDEQTYEAVATLSVASEFDNIPSDTSASIYTAGLLGEQYVYLEPGGEDTFLKDGDRITLTQSAVVLEQLIGQFLYQKAAGDDS